One region of Zingiber officinale cultivar Zhangliang chromosome 7B, Zo_v1.1, whole genome shotgun sequence genomic DNA includes:
- the LOC122003899 gene encoding pathogen-associated molecular patterns-induced protein A70-like, with the protein MLDQWLPSTLASIFGWFTPTVLFVLVNIVIGTIAIASKFSSHHHHHHHHNHNQASAPALDEVAAAYPGGYLFRSLSRSPSLVLDRLRSFNLNRHVVELSPPLEEDQAPHLGAKEKEEEADDEHQLHLDRSQSDAHPTGGEMPPKLAVRIKKSASEKSPFAHFEETEIENAAAASREAADQVENDGVGGGEVDARADDFINRFRQQLKLQRLDSILRYKEMLGRGST; encoded by the coding sequence ATGTTGGATCAGTGGCTGCCATCGACTTTGGCCTCCATATTTGGCTGGTTCACGCCCACCGTCCTCTTCGTCCTTGTCAACATCGTCATCGGCACCATCGCCATCGCCTCCAAGTTCTCctcccaccaccaccaccaccaccaccacaaccACAACCAGGCGTCCGCCCCGGCGCTCGATGAGGTCGCGGCAGCCTATCCCGGGGGCTACCTCTTCCGCTCCCTTTCCCGTTCCCCATCCCTCGTCCTCGACCGCCTCCGCTCCTTCAACCTCAACCGCCACGTCGTCGAGCTCTCCCCTCCCCTCGAGGAGGACCAGGCGCCGCATTTGGGCGccaaggagaaggaggaagaggcggACGACGAGCACCAGCTGCATCTGGATCGGAGCCAGTCCGACGCGCATCCGACGGGCGGGGAGATGCCGCCGAAGCTGGCGGTGAGAATAAAGAAGTCGGCCAGCGAGAAGTCGCCGTTCGCACACTTCGAGGAGACGGAGATCGAGAATGCAGCTGCAGCCTCGAGAGAGGCCGCCGATCAGGTGGAAAACGACGGCGTCGGGGGCGGCGAGGTGGACGCGCGGGCGGACGACTTCATTAACCGGTTCCGGCAGCAACTGAAGCTGCAGCGCCTGGACTCAATCTTAAGGTACAAGGAGATGCTTGGCCGTGGATCCACCTAG